AGCAGGAAGTCGGCGTCGTCAAGGAAAGCGTGGAAGAGGAAGCGGTTCCGGAGAAAAAAGTTGTGCCGCTCACGGCGGCGCCGCGCGGCGGCGCGCCGGTGACGACGATCAGCAGCGTCACGAGCCTTTATCAGCAGGACGCTCCGCCATGCCCGGACTGCGGCGCGATCATGATTCGGAGCGGCGCCTGTTACAAGTGCATGAACTGCGGTGCCGTCAGCGGCTGCTCGTGACCTGAGCTTTACAACTCGTTTCACATGGGGTGGGATGGGAGAGGTTAAATCTTTTTGCGCCAAAGCCTTCGCCGCCGCCAAGCTCTGCAGCTACTGCGGCCGCCGGCTCTCTTTTTTCGGCGGCCGGTTCGATTCGAAAGTCCGGGATTATCTGGTGCCTCTTTCGAGAGGCGGGATCGATGTCCCGGAGAATATCGTCGCCTCCTGCAAGGAGTGCCAAGCGCTCAAGGGCGACTACCTGAACTATGCGCTTCTCCCGCTCGATGCCAACCGGCGCCGCGTCATCACCGACGTCAGAAGATACCTCGTGGAGATCAGGCAGCTTGTCGGCACCCGGCCGTCCATCATGGATCTTCCCGGATCGCGACGATAGCTCCCTAGGGCGGATTTTCGAAGAGAGCGTCGCTCGAGGCGAACCTTTCTGACCGCAGCCGATAGTTCGCTGCCTCGAGGGCCACCCGCGCCGACCCCTTATGCTGCCTGCTCCTACGGTTTGCGCCTGACGGAACGTGCACGTCTCTGCGTCTGCGGTCTCCAGGCTCGCCCCTTCGCTCCGTCCAGCGAGGCGGTTCGCCGCGCAACTATCGTAACCGGCCGACCGGGAGTTTCTCGAAGGGCCGATGCGTGGGACGAAGTGGATCAGGCGTAATTCAAGATTTCTCGTAGCATTCTCGTGCCGCGTTGCACAGACGTATCGCATCGGCCTGGAGGGAGACTCTCGGTCGGGCTGATGGCAGGTGAGACTTTGTGAGCAGCCTGCTAGGCGGGTTATTTCTTTTCCAGATAGATCACGCCGTTCTTATTGTCGATCTCGACGCGGAACTGGCTTAAGAAATTGAGTCCGAGCAGGCCGGCGATGCCGGGATCGGGGAAGACGTCGTGGACCGCGACCTTGAGATCTTTTAACCCCAGCCCGCCGAGATCCAATGAGCCGACGTTGACCAGCGGCGCTTCGATGACGCCGTTGGCCGTCTGAAGCGCGATCACCCCGGAAGCGTTATCCAGATTTAATTCCAACTGCTTCGCAGTCGCCTGTGAGATCGTCGTATAGCTGGCGCCGGTATCGACGACGAACTTCGCCGCCGCCTTCTCGTTGAGCATCGCCTGCACGACCATCAGCTCGCCCTGCTTGTGGAACTTTACCGAGGCCTTGTCGGCGGAGGTCGGCGCGGGAAGGGGCCGGCTGCCGGTTGGGATTCGCGTCGCTGTGGCGCGGAATTTCTGCGGCACGTTTTTCAGGCTGTCGGTGAAATGGACGACTCCCTTCTCGTCCATCCAGCGGATGATCTCCGCGGCCCTTGAAGCGCCGGCCGAGAGAAATAACGCCGCGATCATGATAACAAAGAGTCCGCACAGCCGTTTCATGTCTGGATGAATTTAGCACAGAGCACCGCCCATAAAAAACGTCTTTGTGCAGCGCCGCCTTTCACAAAATTTTGTCGGGGCGACCCGCCGTGGTCGCCCGCAAAAAGGGCAGGCACAGAGGCCTGCCCCTACATAGACATGTCGTGGCGTTAAATTGAACCACTACCGGCGATTCTACTGCTTTACAAGGATATGTGAGTATGGTAGATCAATAACAACTAAATCAAGAAAGAGAGATGATGAACGGAGGACAGATGGGGATTGCTCAGCCGCAGCGAAAAGAAGTTATTGAGCAGTTCAGACTCCATCAGACCGACACTGGCTCCCCTGAAGTCCAGGTTGCACTGTTGAGCCAGCGGATCGATCACCTTACGGAGCATTTCAAGCTCCACGTCAAGGATCACCACTCCCGCCGTGGTCTCCTCAAGCTGGTAGGGCAGAGGAGACGCCTTCTCGATTATCTCAGGAAGAACGACTACGAGAGATATCGAAGTTTGATCCAACGGTTGGGCATCAGGAAGTAGTGGCTCAGGCTGAGATCCCTCCTCCCGTCCGGTCGCCCTTAAAGCTCCTCCCGTTCACCTAGAAGGGTCCAATCATGGCAAAAAAAATCTCCGTTGACTTCCACGGCCGTCCTCTATCCATCGAGGTCGGCAGAATGGCCAAGCAGGCCGACGGCGCGGCGCTCGTGCAATACGGCGAGACGGTCGTCCTCGTGACCGCGGTGGCGGCCAAAGAGGTCAGGGCCGACACCGACTTCTTTCCCCTGACGGTCGATTATCAAGAGAGAACTTTCGCGGCGGGAAAAATTCCCGGCGGCTTTTTCAAGCGCGAGGGCCGGCCTTCGGAAAAAGAAATTCTAACCTGCCGGCTGATAGACCGCTCGATCCGGCCGCTCTTCGCCGGCGGGCTCCGGTGCGAGACCCAGATCATCGCCACGGTGCTTTCGGCGGATCGGGAAAACGATCCCGACGTCGTAGCGATGCTGGGCGCCTCGGTGGCTCTGGAAGTTTCCGATATTCCTTTCAACGGGCCGCTGGCCGGTGTTCGGATCGGACGGGTGGACGGAAAATGGGTGATAAATCCGACGCAGAGCCAGTTGCATGAGAGCTCCGTCGATATCTTCCTCTCCGGCAGCCGCGACGCCATCGTCATGGTCGAGGGCGGCGCGCGGATCGTGCCGGAAGACGAGATTCTCGAAGCGTTATTCAAGGGCCACGAGGCGATCCAGCCGTTGCTGGATTATCAGGAGCAGCTCAAGCGGGAAGTGGGAAAACCGAAGCGTCTCGTGCCGTTGATCGAGCCCGACCAGGCTCTCCGGCAGCGCATCGAGGCGGCGGCCAAGACCAATCTGCTTGAAGCCATTTCCATTGCGGAGAAGCTTGAACGATATAAAAGACTTGACGAGGTCAAGAAGGTGGCCGTCGCCGAGGCCCTGATGGAGGATCCCGACAGGGAAAAGGACATCAAGACAACCTTCGACGAGCTCAAAAAGAATTATTTCCGCCAGCAGATCGTCAAAGAGGGCCGGCGCATCGACGGCCGGGGACTTAAAGATATCCGGCCGATCACCTGCGAGGTCGAAATCCTGCCGCGCACCCACGGCTCGGCGCTCTTCACCCGCGGCGAGACCCAGGCGCTGGTCATCACGACCCTGGGAACGACTTCCGACGAGCAAAAGATCGACGCGCTGATCGGCGAGCATTACAAGAAATTCATGCTCCATTACAACTTCCCGCCTTTCAGCGTCGGCGAAGTCAAGTTTTTGCGCGGACCCAGCCGGCGGGACATCGGCCACGGCAATCTGGCCGAGCGCGCGCTGCTGCACGTATTGCCGCCGGAAGAAGACTTTCCCTACACCATTCGCATCGTCTCCGAGGTGCTGGAATCGAACGGCTCCACTTCGATGGCGACAGTT
This genomic window from Candidatus Binatia bacterium contains:
- the pnp gene encoding polyribonucleotide nucleotidyltransferase gives rise to the protein MMAKKISVDFHGRPLSIEVGRMAKQADGAALVQYGETVVLVTAVAAKEVRADTDFFPLTVDYQERTFAAGKIPGGFFKREGRPSEKEILTCRLIDRSIRPLFAGGLRCETQIIATVLSADRENDPDVVAMLGASVALEVSDIPFNGPLAGVRIGRVDGKWVINPTQSQLHESSVDIFLSGSRDAIVMVEGGARIVPEDEILEALFKGHEAIQPLLDYQEQLKREVGKPKRLVPLIEPDQALRQRIEAAAKTNLLEAISIAEKLERYKRLDEVKKVAVAEALMEDPDREKDIKTTFDELKKNYFRQQIVKEGRRIDGRGLKDIRPITCEVEILPRTHGSALFTRGETQALVITTLGTTSDEQKIDALIGEHYKKFMLHYNFPPFSVGEVKFLRGPSRRDIGHGNLAERALLHVLPPEEDFPYTIRIVSEVLESNGSTSMATVCGGSLSLMDAGVPITAPVAGIAMGLIKEGDQVRVLSDILGDEDHLGDMDFKVAGTREGVTSLQMDIKISGVTREIMREALYQARDGRLHILGVMDKTIAAPRKELSGHAPRIITLKVRPEKIREIIGPGGKVIRGIVEETGVKMDVEDDGTVMIASNDEAASRRAVEMVQRITAEPEIGKIYRGTVRKIMDFGAFVEILPGTDGLVHISQLAPERVRRVTDVLNEGDEVMVKVLEIDKQGKIKLSRKEALAEAGSQS
- a CDS encoding HNH endonuclease encodes the protein MGEVKSFCAKAFAAAKLCSYCGRRLSFFGGRFDSKVRDYLVPLSRGGIDVPENIVASCKECQALKGDYLNYALLPLDANRRRVITDVRRYLVEIRQLVGTRPSIMDLPGSRR
- a CDS encoding aspartyl protease family protein — protein: MKRLCGLFVIMIAALFLSAGASRAAEIIRWMDEKGVVHFTDSLKNVPQKFRATATRIPTGSRPLPAPTSADKASVKFHKQGELMVVQAMLNEKAAAKFVVDTGASYTTISQATAKQLELNLDNASGVIALQTANGVIEAPLVNVGSLDLGGLGLKDLKVAVHDVFPDPGIAGLLGLNFLSQFRVEIDNKNGVIYLEKK
- the rpsO gene encoding 30S ribosomal protein S15, which gives rise to MGIAQPQRKEVIEQFRLHQTDTGSPEVQVALLSQRIDHLTEHFKLHVKDHHSRRGLLKLVGQRRRLLDYLRKNDYERYRSLIQRLGIRK